In the genome of Deinococcus hopiensis KR-140, the window TGATCAGCTCCTCGCTCGTAATCTCCACCCCGTTGAGGCCCGCCGCATTGTCCACAGTCTGTGGCGGAATGGCTCCGCCCACCAAACTGCCACATCCTGCCAGCAGCAGCGAACCTAGGACACCCATTCCCAGCGCCTGTACAGCCTTTTTCATAAGCCGTCCCCCTTATGCCTTGTGTGTTGTTGCATTGTACAACACCCAGGCTGCTTATGTCTCCTAAGTCACACTTGCAGGTTCCTCTCCTTTAGGCTGCCGAATCATCCGAATGCGCAGCTCCTCGGTCAGCGGTTGCGGGAGCAGCCGGCCTACTGACAGGGGACCTTCTAAAGAAACGCCGTCACTGGGCAGGAATGCCCGAACATCCTGCCGCCATAGCCTCCGTGTCCTTGCCCAGCCTCCGCTGTACATCGCGTTCGCCCTGGAGGTCGGGCAGCTCTGCACGGATGACGCCGTCAACCAAGTCCTCGGCGTCTGAACCACGTGGAAATGCACCTGAAACCCACTGAAGGTCCCACCCAGAAGCCCTCCTGCCCTCCTTGCACGCCGCCGCCCGGTACCCGCCCCACCGAGCGCAAGGCGCGAATTGCCCAGCCCCTGGGAGAACCACATGGCCGATGCAGTCGCCAAGGTGTGGCGTCGTTGAGCCATTTGGCCGCACGGCGAGGTCATCGACCACCAGCGAGGCGCGCCGCTTCAGAACGTCACGGGGACCGTCTGGCCAGGCGGGCAAGACGCGTTCCGGCGGACTGGAAAAAAGGAAGTCCGCGCCTGGGTGCGTGGCGTCTCGGTCGGGCAACACCCGTCAACCACCTTGGTCCGCGCCCGGTAGGATCAGGATCCCGGTTCATCCGTGATGCAGTCACGGGCCACCCCGAGCGGACGTGCAACGCTGCGCCGCAGAAGGGGGCAGGAAAAACGGTGACGCAGAGGCGTGGAAGCACCGGAGCAGATGGAGCGGATAATCCGCAAACCGTATCACCCCTGGAACGGTCACGCCTGGGCGCTGGAGAACGAGACGGCCGTGACGCACGCTGCCCCATTGCGACGTTCATGCCTGATGCCCGGAGGTTCGTGGGGGTGCCGGCTTGATCCTCCGTCTTCCCGTGTTGCCCTCGAGTCGCCCATTTGGGAAGGCGTCCTTAAGATCCAACCTGTACACTGAAGGAGCTTCCTCCGTTTCCCCACTGCACCAGGAGCCTGCGCCATGACTCAACAGTCCCCTTCCCGTATTCCCCCCCAGCATGCCTTGACGCGGAATGTCTTGCGGGCTATCCATAGCACACCGCAGCTGAATAAGACCCTGCTCCAGACGCAGTTGGACGTTCTTCTGGAGGGCTTCAATCCTGAGCGGCCCGAACACCAGCAAGCGGTGCAATCTGCATTGACGATCATCCGGACAGTCGCGGTTCAAGAGGGCGTGATCCGAACTGCCGAGCAGCTCGCGGTGCTAGAGACGGATCTGCGTTTGCTCGGTCTGGTTCAGGAACTCCTGATCGACGCGAAGGAAACCCCGGTCTTGATCTGACGGGAGCAACCCCCACGACTTCTTTAGGGAATTCCACCTCGCCCCCAAGGGGATGCTTGCTCCGGGAAGGCTGATCAGAGAGAGCAGCACACCGGACCTCCCAAACCTGAGCAATAAACTCAGCGCATGTCCGCTTTGACCGTACCGGATGCCCGTTACAAAGCGAGCTTTCTGCAAGCTGTGCGCGAGGCGCAGTCCAGAGGAAGTGGTCTGCGCGACACACTGGCTTGGAATCTCGCCGAGGTGGAAGCCGATTTCGAAGGGTTGGTTCGGAGGACCGCCGCCTGGAACCACCTCAAGCCATTCCAGAAGGATTTGTACCATCCGAAACCCGGTGGCTGGTCGAGGGGGACAGGTATCTGGGACAGGTCAAGGTCCGCCATACGCTCAACCCCGAGCTGTTGCAACTGGGAGGACACGTGGGCTATGAAGTCCGGCCTTCCGCGCAGGGACAAGGACACGGAAAACGCCTGCTCGCCCTGGGGTTGGAACAGCTGCGGGAGCTCGGCGTCGCTCGCGTCCTGGTCACCTGTGATGTGGAAAACCACCGTTCACGGAACGTGATCGAGGCGAACGGAGGCAAACTCGAGGGTGAGTTTGTGCTGGACTTCTACGAAAAGCCCATTTGCCGCTACTGGATTGAGCAAATTTCCTGCACTCCTTAGATCAACGTCAAGGGCAACTCCCGACTTGATACCGACTGCTAGGAAAACTTGCAGAAGCGGATTTTCTCCTGTGACCCGGTCCGGGCAAACATCTTTGGGGTGGACACCACCTTCACACGCTTTCGTACTCTTCTTTTGACTACCTAGCACGAATAGATAGCGTAGTTTTTGGAGGTCGTCTACAGGGGTTGACCGTTTGCCGAACCTGATGTTGTGTGTACCCTGCCGTGCCAGCACGAACTCTCCAATGGGCATACACTGGCTCCTGTGCCTCACTGGATAGCTTGCTGTCACGGGCGTTAGAGCATTTGTCATAATAAAGGAATGAAGCCAGTCGGGGGTCGAGGATACAGTCTGGATTTGCGAGAACGAGTGGTGGCGGCGGTAGAGGGCGGACAGAGCCGGCAAGAAGTCGCCCGGTTGTACCGAATGCGCGTCGAAACCGTTGATACATATCTGGAAAAGCAGCGCTTGGGAACACTCCACGAAGTGGGTCGGTCTTCTGGACGTCCTCCACGTGTCACCCTCCTCCACGAACAGCAACTGTTGAAGCAACTCGAAACGCATCGGGACGCGACCTTGGTCGAGCATGCTCGCATGCTCGAAGAAGCGACAGGATTAAAGGTCAGTTTTAAAACAGTGGACCGGGTGTTTCGCAAGCACCACATCACCCATAAAAAAAACGCTGGTCGCGAGCGAACGAAGTGAAGAGCACAGACGGCAGTTTCTAAATGATCTGGCTCCCTATCTCACGCATCCGGAACAATTGGTCTTCCTGGACGAGCGTGGTTTTCATACAGCAATGACACGTGGTTACGCCCGTGCTCACCGTTCTGAGCGCGCTCAGGGCCATGTTCCCAGGGATCACGGACGCAATCAGACGTTGATTTGCGCCCGACAACTTACGGGACCCATGGTCCCGTTCGTCCTGACTGGGGCGGTCCATGGTTTAGCGTTCGAATGGTACGTCCGCCACCTGCTCTGTCCTGCCTTACAGCCAGGACAGGTCGTTGTCATGGACAATCTGTCCTCTCATCATCGAGCCTCTGTTCGCGTGATTATTGAGGCACAGGGTGTCAGCTCTTGTTCCTTCCGCCCTATGGTCCCGACTTGGGTCCCATTGAACTGATGTTCTCCAAGATCAAAGCCGTCGTAAGAGCAAAGGCTTGTCGAACCATCGGCAGTCTCATCTCTACTCTTGGAACTGCTTTGCAGGCGGTTTGCGCACAGGACATTACTGCTTGGTTCCGGCACGCCTACCCTTCGGCATCCTTATGATAAATGCTCCAAATAACGCAATGCGAGTCTTGAGAAATGCCGCAACCGTCTGGCTTTCATGTTGCCGACGTTCTGAAGCATGCAATCGATTTTGATCCTGGGTCAGCGCTTCGCACAACGCCGTGCGTTCACGGACGAGTTGCTTGAGTTCCTGCAGTGCGGTGCTGGGGGGTGACCAGGGTTTCGGCCGCATCCGTAGCGCCGTACAGGGCAATGACCGCCGCGTCCATTTTGTCTGTCTTGCTCCGCTTGAGTTTGGTGCGGGCGAAGTATTTGATGCTGGTGGGGTTCACCACGCTGACAGTGCAGCCAGCATGGAACAGGACATTCGCGCACTTCTCCCAGTACACGCCCGTAGCCTCCATCACCACATGGAGTTCCGTTGGCGTCACGTCGTGTTGTTGGGCCCACTGCAGGAGGCGCTCGAATCCGGTGGGCGTGTTTGGAAGATCCTGAAGGGACTGTCCCAGGTCGTCGTTGATCTGTAAGTGGGCGTAGAGAGGATCTTTTCCGATGTCCAGGCCGAGGGCAAACATCAAAACCTCCTGGAGAAAGGCGTAGGCAGGTCAAACTCTCTCGGCACTGGCTCTTATGGTGCAGGCTTGGTGGCCTTTGATAGCGTTCAGTCTTCGAGAAGAGCGCCCGAGCCGGTCCTGACTATTCGACGGTCTTGCTGGACCTGGGGTTGACCCGGGCTTGACAGCTCGGACTGGCCTGGCAGTCTCCATTCTGATCAGGAATGGACCCAGACGTACTACATAAGGGTTGTTGTGCTGCGCAGTTACCGCATCTACACAGCTGCAGCCATGCCTTCGGGCCCGTTCTCCTTTCCAGCGCCGCTTATAGCGGCGTAATGCCCGTCCATCCTGCGTCTTTTTCTACCGGATCTTGCACGCCAGCGCTCCGTTCTGCCTACATCGGCTGCCATAGCGCCTATTCCCCTAAAGCCACCTCCAGCGGCTGCAGGCGTACCGGGAATGCGCGCTATGGCGGAGTGTGGAATGCGCCACCTGGGTGATGTGGTCAGGAGGGCGAGAGAGCACCATAGGGACAACCGGGGGCGAGTGTGCCGACTGGTAAGGAGGAGAACACCGTGCATCCCTACGTCCAGAACGACCGAGCTCAAGAACTGCAGGCGGAAGCCCAACGTCGCCGCGAGGCCAAGGCCGCCCGTGCCGAGGGACAGGAGCGTGACCGCTTCAACCTGGCCTACCTGCTGTCCTTCGTGCGTCAGGCCCGCCTCACGTGATCCACCGGCCTCACGCCACCACCGAAGCGCCCGACCGCCCCTCCAGTTCAGGAGGGGCAAGTTCATTCTCGTATTTTTCCCTGGGGTGGTTCGGTGCACCGATCAGGGCCGGAATCCCACGCGCCTCGTCCCCTTGATCCGGCGCTGCGAGCAGCGCTTCAGCCGCTGTCCGTCACCTTCAAGACGGACAGCCTCCGCCTGGTTCCGGAAGACGTCTGTGCTGAAGAGGGCGTGCAGCTGGACTGCACGCCCGCGCAGGACGTG includes:
- a CDS encoding GNAT family N-acetyltransferase, with translation MESRRGGSRFRRVGSEDRRLEPPQAIPEGFVPSETRWLVEGDRYLGQVKVRHTLNPELLQLGGHVGYEVRPSAQGQGHGKRLLALGLEQLRELGVARVLVTCDVENHRSRNVIEANGGKLEGEFVLDFYEKPICRYWIEQISCTP
- a CDS encoding IS110 family transposase, which produces MFALGLDIGKDPLYAHLQINDDLGQSLQDLPNTPTGFERLLQWAQQHDVTPTELHVVMEATGVYWEKCANVLFHAGCTVSVVNPTSIKYFARTKLKRSKTDKMDAAVIALYGATDAAETLVTPQHRTAGTQATRP